In Candidatus Zymogenaceae bacterium, the following proteins share a genomic window:
- a CDS encoding trimethylamine methyltransferase family protein: MPRSFFLTPKKSDVLHKASVRVLEQTGVKIGHEESIDLYLSAGAKKDDDGRVLIPARLVDEALEKIRCRYKDDVRCMKLYDRDGENPIKIEMGKTYFGTGSDALYNIDLDTHRRRHSVLSDVAANVTIADRLPGFDFIMSMALPSDVPPTRLYAAVFAEMAKHTTKPIVTTCTGLADLSQVHEIAKITAGDAETLRKKPFFIAYLEPISPLIMDDASCERLLFCAENRVPMLYAAGANCGSGAPVTPEGGVVQGGAECLAGLVLATLRRDDVQFIYGANTSAMDMKSTIVCYGDPVWFRTVAMYADLGRYYKLPTWGTAGSSDAFSIDAQAAMEAYEGISLAVMAGTTLAHDVGYLAHGELYDARMLVMTDMMIGRARQIFKKVDLSDDALAVDVIDDVARSGGLYLTHPHTSRSFRKSLWLPPKYINRKHFDLDKEHDMADLMGDEVKNILEKHTPKALSEDKVKAIDEYVAGL; the protein is encoded by the coding sequence ATGCCGAGATCATTTTTCCTGACGCCCAAGAAATCCGACGTGCTCCACAAGGCATCCGTCCGGGTGCTGGAGCAGACCGGCGTGAAGATCGGTCACGAGGAGTCAATCGACCTCTACCTCTCCGCCGGGGCGAAGAAGGACGATGATGGCCGCGTCCTCATCCCCGCCCGGCTGGTGGACGAGGCGCTGGAGAAGATCCGCTGTCGATACAAGGACGACGTCCGGTGCATGAAGCTCTACGACCGGGACGGGGAAAATCCGATAAAAATCGAGATGGGAAAGACCTATTTCGGCACGGGGTCCGACGCCCTCTACAACATCGACCTGGACACGCACCGGCGGAGACACTCAGTCCTCTCCGATGTCGCCGCCAACGTCACCATCGCGGACAGGCTCCCCGGCTTCGATTTCATCATGTCCATGGCGCTGCCGTCGGACGTCCCGCCCACGCGGCTCTATGCCGCGGTCTTCGCCGAGATGGCGAAACACACCACCAAGCCCATCGTCACGACGTGCACGGGGCTTGCGGATCTTTCCCAGGTGCACGAAATCGCGAAGATCACGGCGGGGGACGCGGAGACCCTTCGAAAAAAACCCTTCTTCATCGCGTACCTCGAGCCAATCTCCCCCCTCATCATGGACGACGCAAGCTGCGAGAGGCTGCTGTTCTGCGCCGAGAACCGGGTGCCGATGCTCTACGCCGCCGGGGCAAACTGCGGCTCCGGCGCCCCGGTGACGCCCGAGGGCGGCGTGGTCCAGGGCGGGGCGGAGTGCCTTGCGGGGCTGGTGCTGGCCACCCTCAGAAGAGACGACGTCCAGTTCATCTACGGGGCGAACACCTCGGCCATGGACATGAAGTCCACCATCGTCTGCTACGGCGATCCGGTCTGGTTTCGGACCGTCGCCATGTACGCGGACCTGGGGAGGTATTACAAACTTCCCACCTGGGGCACCGCCGGCTCCAGCGACGCCTTTTCCATAGACGCCCAGGCGGCGATGGAGGCGTACGAGGGCATCAGCCTTGCGGTGATGGCCGGGACCACCCTGGCCCACGACGTGGGCTACCTGGCCCACGGCGAGCTCTACGACGCCCGGATGCTGGTGATGACCGACATGATGATCGGCCGGGCGCGGCAGATTTTCAAGAAGGTGGATCTGTCCGACGACGCCCTGGCGGTGGACGTGATAGACGACGTGGCGAGATCGGGGGGGCTGTACCTCACCCATCCCCACACGTCAAGGAGCTTCCGCAAATCCCTGTGGCTGCCGCCCAAGTACATCAACAGAAAGCACTTCGACCTGGATAAGGAACACGACATGGCGGATTTGATGGGGGATGAGGTCAAAAACATCCTCGAAAAGCATACGCCGAAGGCGCTCTCCGAGGACAAGGTAAAGGCGATCGACGAGTACGTGGCGGGGTTGTAG
- a CDS encoding 4Fe-4S binding protein: MTDDIYRKLQRRLNNYSLGFPETQSGVELEILKLLFSEEDAELFLGLSHALETPESVANRLGMDGDTTARRLKEMAKSGLLFRLEKKGEVKYGAIPFVHGLFEFRVKNLTPEMARLVDRYYQEGFFRAVGESAEYFLRTVPVMESIPAGQRIASYEDAAAIIKSKDLIVVTDCICRKLQDTLGKGCGKVMEACFMFGSMAQYYLDHNLGRKIDADEALSILQRAREDGLVTQPATSRNPSGMCNCCGDCCGVLSSIKQFPKPAEMVISNHRAAVDPDDCTGCGVCIDRCQMEAIVLSEGSDAARVDEDRCIGCGLCVTDCPTGAAALHLRPEAQLRALPADTSEQFFSMAKKRGLV, from the coding sequence ATGACAGATGATATCTATCGAAAGCTGCAGCGAAGGCTGAATAACTATTCCCTGGGGTTTCCGGAAACCCAATCCGGGGTCGAGCTGGAGATACTCAAGCTCTTGTTTTCGGAGGAGGACGCGGAGCTCTTCCTTGGTCTGAGCCACGCCCTGGAGACGCCGGAAAGCGTCGCGAATCGGCTGGGGATGGACGGGGACACCACCGCCCGACGCCTGAAGGAGATGGCGAAAAGCGGACTTCTCTTCCGGCTCGAAAAGAAGGGGGAGGTCAAATACGGCGCCATTCCCTTCGTCCACGGGCTCTTCGAGTTTCGGGTAAAAAACCTGACGCCAGAGATGGCCCGACTTGTGGATCGCTACTACCAGGAGGGCTTTTTCCGGGCCGTCGGCGAAAGCGCCGAATACTTTCTCCGGACCGTGCCGGTGATGGAATCGATTCCGGCGGGACAGAGAATCGCGTCATATGAAGACGCCGCGGCAATCATTAAAAGCAAGGACCTCATCGTCGTCACCGATTGCATCTGCCGGAAGCTTCAGGACACCCTAGGGAAGGGATGCGGCAAGGTCATGGAGGCGTGTTTCATGTTCGGCTCCATGGCACAGTATTATCTCGATCATAACCTGGGCCGAAAAATCGACGCGGACGAGGCGCTTTCCATCCTGCAGCGCGCCCGGGAAGACGGCCTCGTCACCCAGCCCGCCACGTCCCGAAACCCGTCGGGGATGTGCAACTGCTGCGGGGACTGCTGCGGCGTGCTGAGCTCCATCAAGCAGTTTCCAAAGCCCGCCGAGATGGTCATATCCAACCATCGGGCCGCCGTCGACCCGGACGACTGTACGGGCTGCGGCGTCTGCATCGACCGCTGCCAGATGGAGGCGATCGTCCTTTCCGAAGGGAGCGATGCGGCCCGGGTGGATGAGGATCGCTGCATCGGCTGCGGCCTGTGCGTGACCGACTGCCCCACCGGCGCGGCCGCCCTTCACCTCCGGCCCGAGGCCCAGCTTAGGGCCCTCCCGGCCGATACGTCGGAGCAGTTTTTCAGCATGGCAAAGAAGAGGGGCCTCGTATAG
- a CDS encoding multidrug efflux SMR transporter, whose protein sequence is MYWFYLLLAILTEVAGTVFLKLSDGMTKIVPIVLTFILYGVSFVFLGLCLKKIDVAVSYAIWSGLGTALITVVGFLYFKEPMSVLKVVSIGLIIVGVVGLNLTDTH, encoded by the coding sequence ATCTACTGGTTTTACCTGCTACTGGCCATTCTGACCGAGGTGGCGGGCACCGTCTTTCTGAAGCTGTCCGACGGCATGACGAAAATCGTGCCGATAGTGCTGACCTTCATCCTCTACGGCGTCAGCTTCGTCTTCCTGGGCCTGTGCCTCAAGAAGATCGACGTGGCCGTCTCGTACGCCATCTGGTCCGGGCTGGGGACGGCTCTCATCACCGTCGTCGGCTTTTTGTATTTCAAGGAACCGATGAGCGTCCTAAAGGTAGTCTCCATCGGGCTGATTATCGTCGGCGTGGTGGGCCTGAACCTGACGGACACCCATTGA
- a CDS encoding B12-binding domain-containing radical SAM protein, with the protein MKVTLIEPTSPDFHIFSLYPLPRLGTVLLGTILKDQGHDVNVIVESMGEIPWDDVTGSELVGISTTTSTAPRAYEMAKTLRELGILTVLGGSHVTFMPEEGMVNADFVIRGEGERSLPMLVDALEGKGSLVDVPGLSYWHDQQAVHNPVDQNLIDLNELPEPDFTLLGTNMFHKKGWTRRVVPIQTSRGCPYNCNFCSVTRMFGRRMRYRDVESIITELRTYDHKKNSIFFYDDNFVAHPKRAKLLLTRMIEEKFSFISSAQIRVEAGKDHELLKLMYRAGLRTVFLGLESVSPASLEGMQKKQTLEDMEEGLRGFREHNISVHGMFVFGFDQDDQKTFSETVRFAKRNAIDSVQFLILTPFPGTPVYEDLKNDDRIIIRDWSFYDGHHVVFNPKKVEPYCLQKAQITGHRRFYSTLEVIRRFYRFDFFNALVAAYAKRLTRTWVKENKFYLKVMKFLKPQGKYELNIDLRRTTSDIKENVMKVIERASETVRRATLAAQSGSDTTDSTDGMTPGAR; encoded by the coding sequence ATGAAAGTTACGCTCATCGAGCCGACCAGCCCGGATTTCCATATTTTTTCCCTGTATCCCCTTCCCCGGCTGGGGACGGTGCTTCTGGGCACCATCCTGAAGGATCAGGGGCACGACGTAAATGTGATCGTTGAATCCATGGGGGAGATTCCCTGGGACGACGTGACCGGATCGGAGCTTGTCGGGATATCGACCACGACCTCCACGGCGCCCCGGGCCTACGAGATGGCCAAGACCCTTCGGGAACTGGGTATCCTGACGGTCCTGGGCGGATCGCATGTCACCTTCATGCCCGAGGAGGGAATGGTGAACGCCGATTTCGTTATCCGGGGCGAGGGTGAGCGATCGCTCCCGATGCTGGTGGACGCGCTGGAGGGAAAAGGAAGCCTTGTCGATGTGCCGGGGCTCTCTTACTGGCACGATCAGCAGGCGGTTCACAACCCGGTCGATCAAAACCTCATCGACCTCAATGAGCTTCCCGAGCCGGACTTTACGCTCCTCGGCACCAACATGTTTCATAAGAAGGGGTGGACACGGCGGGTGGTGCCGATACAGACCTCCCGGGGCTGTCCCTACAACTGCAACTTCTGCTCCGTCACTCGGATGTTCGGGCGCAGGATGCGCTATCGGGACGTGGAGAGCATTATCACCGAACTGAGGACCTACGATCACAAGAAAAACTCGATATTTTTCTACGATGACAATTTTGTCGCACATCCCAAGCGGGCGAAGCTGCTGCTTACCCGGATGATCGAGGAAAAGTTCTCTTTCATCTCGTCCGCCCAGATTCGGGTGGAGGCGGGAAAAGACCATGAGCTTTTAAAGCTGATGTACAGGGCTGGTCTGCGTACGGTTTTTTTGGGGCTTGAGAGCGTCTCCCCCGCGAGCCTCGAGGGGATGCAGAAGAAACAGACACTGGAGGATATGGAGGAGGGTCTGAGAGGATTTCGGGAGCACAACATCAGCGTCCACGGCATGTTCGTCTTCGGGTTCGACCAGGACGACCAAAAGACGTTTTCAGAAACCGTGAGGTTCGCAAAAAGAAACGCCATCGATTCGGTGCAGTTTCTCATCCTCACGCCGTTCCCGGGCACGCCGGTATATGAAGACCTGAAAAACGATGATCGCATCATCATTCGGGACTGGAGCTTCTACGACGGGCATCATGTGGTCTTCAATCCGAAAAAGGTGGAGCCGTACTGTCTTCAGAAGGCCCAGATAACGGGACACCGCAGATTTTACTCGACCCTGGAGGTGATCAGACGCTTCTATCGGTTCGACTTTTTCAACGCCCTCGTCGCCGCCTACGCCAAGCGGCTGACCAGGACCTGGGTGAAGGAAAATAAATTCTACCTGAAGGTCATGAAGTTTCTGAAGCCCCAGGGCAAGTATGAGCTGAATATCGATCTGCGCAGGACAACCAGCGACATTAAAGAGAATGTCATGAAGGTAATCGAGCGGGCGTCCGAGACGGTGCGCCGGGCGACACTGGCCGCACAGTCAGGAAGCGATACCACCGATAGCACAGACGGTATGACTCCGGGGGCGAGATGA